A genome region from Triticum aestivum cultivar Chinese Spring chromosome 2B, IWGSC CS RefSeq v2.1, whole genome shotgun sequence includes the following:
- the LOC123044072 gene encoding cytochrome P450 709B1, whose translation MGLVWMVAAAVAAVLASWAFNALVYLVWRPRAITRKLRAQGVGGPEYKFFAGNLGEIKRLLAATAGAVLDVGSHDFVPRVQPHFRKWIPIHGRMFLYWFGARPTLCVADVNMVKQVLSDRSGMYPKNIGNPHIARLLGKGLVLTDGEDWKRHRKVVHPAFNMDKLKMMTVTMSDCAGSMMSEWKAKMEKGGDMEIELSSQFEELTADVISHTAFGSSYEQGKKVFLAQRELQFLAYSTVFNVQIPALRYLPTEKNLKIWKLDKDVRSMLMNIIKTRLENKDTMGYGNDLLGLMLEACAPEHGQNPILSMDEIIDECKTFFFAGHDTSSHLLTWTMFLLSTHPEWQEKLREEVLRECGNGAPTEDMLNKLQLVNMFLLETLRLYGPVAVIQRKAGSDLEVSGIKVPEGTVLTIPIATIHRDKEVWGEDANEFKPMRFENGVTRAGKHPNALLSFSSGPRSCIGQNFAMIEAKAVIAMILQRFSFSLSPKYVHAPMDVITVRPKFGLPMVLKSLEM comes from the exons ATGGGTCTCGTCTGGATGGTGGCCGCGGCCGTGGCGGCGGTGCTGGCGTCGTGGGCGTTCAACGCGCTGGTGTACCTCGTGTGGAGGCCGCGCGCCATCACCAGGAAGCTCCGCGCGCAGGGCGTCGGCGGGCCGGAATACAAGTTCTTTGCCGGCAACCTCGGCGAGATCAAGCGGCTCCTGGCAGCCACCGCCGGCGCCGTGCTCGACGTCGGCTCCCACGACTTCGTCCCCAGGGTGCAGCCGCACTTCCGCAAATGGATCCCCATCCACG GGCGCATGTTCCTCTACTGGTTCGGAGCCAGGCCGACCCTGTGCGTGGCCGACGTGAACATGGTGAAGCAGGTGCTGTCCGACCGCAGCGGGATGTACCCCAAGAACATCGGGAACCCGCACATTGCCCGCCTGCTCGGCAAGGGGCTCGTGCTCACCGACGGCGAAGACTGGAAGCGCCACCGCAAGGTCGTCCACCCTGCCTTCAACATGGACAAGCTCAAG ATGATGACGGTGACCATGTCCGACTGCGCTGGGTCAATGATGTCCGAGTGGAAGGCAAAGATGGAGAAGGGTGGCGACATGGAGATTGAGCTGAGCAGCCAATTTGAGGAGCTAACCGCTGATGTGATCTCTCACACGGCATTCGGGAGCAGCTACGAACAGGGAAAAAAGGTCTTCTTGGCACAGAGGGAGCTCCAGTTTCTTGCCTACTCCACTGTATTTAACGTACAAATCCCAGCATTGAG GTACCTTCCAACTGAAAAGAACCTTAAGATATGGAAGCTTGACAAGGACGTCAGGAGCATGCTCATGAACATCATCAAAACCCGCCTTGAGAACAAAGACACCATGGGTTACGGCAACGACCTACTCGGGCTCATGTTGGAGGCGTGCGCACCAGAGCATGGGCAAAATCCTATTTTGAGCATGGACGAGATCATAGATGAGTGCAAGACCTTCTTCTTCGCAGGGCATGACACCAGCTCACACCTGCTCACATGGACCATGTTCTTGTTGAGCACACACCCAGAGTGGCAGGAGAAGCTCAGAGAGGAGGTGCTGAGGGAGTGTGGCAATGGGGCTCCCACCGAAGACATGCTCAACAAACTGCAATTGGTCAACATGTTCTTGCTGGAAACTCTTAGGTTGTATGGCCCAGTAGCTGTCATTCAGAGAAAGGCAGGTTCAGATCTCGAGGTCAGTGGCATCAAAGTGCCCGAAGGCACAGTGCTAACAATCCCCATCGCAACGATACATCGTGACAAGGAGGTCTGGGGGGAGGATGCCAATGAATTCAAGCCTATGAGATTCGAGAATGGAGTGACACGAGCCGGAAAGCACCCCAATGCCTTGTTGTCTTTCTCCAGTGGGCCTAGGTCTTGCATAGGGCAAAACTTTGCTATGATTGAGGCCAAAGCCGTGATCGCCATGATTCTTCAGAGGTTCTCATTCTCCCTATCCCCTAAGTACGTCCATGCCCCGATGGACGTGATCACAGTGCGACCCAAGTTTGGGCTTCCCATGGTCCTTAAGAGCCTAGAGATGTAG